In Cherax quadricarinatus isolate ZL_2023a chromosome 5, ASM3850222v1, whole genome shotgun sequence, the genomic window cttgacttggttcttgccaacaaagaatcactagttaataatcttaaggttaatgatgagctaggggaaagcaatcacaaatcacttagtttcaatatatcatggaattacccagataactgcaatcgaGTCATTGTCCTAGATTTCCacttggctgacttcatgggactgagaaattacctggctgggctaaattgggatgaccttacTATGGGTCAAGCAGGTAGGGGTGGTTGACAATATGACATATTTCAGAGTATAGTACTAGCTGCCCAGGCGACTTTTgtcccaagtagggaaattagatctaacaaaaattatcccaaatggataaataaCAAGTTAAAAcacctcactggtcaaaagagaggcatatataggcacaTCAAACAAGGgaaagggcagttaagaaatcaatatattcaattagagagaaataaaaaaaaaggaataagaaaagcaaaaagagattatgaagctaagtcacaagggattcgaagattaacccaaaagggttcttccaggtatacagaagtaagattagggacaagataggcccacttaagagtaactcaggtcagatcactgacagtaataaggaaatgtgtgaacttttcaatacctacttcctctcaatttttactcaggaagatactagcgaaattccagaaatagtaagttatgtagaacaggaggataataaactatgcatgattagggtaactagtgacatggtcctcagacaaatagagaaattaaaacctaacaaatccccaggtcctgatgagctgtttgcaagggatttaaaggaatgtaaagaggaacttagcctacctttggctaatctttccaatatatcactacaaactggcatggtgccagacaagtggaaaatggcaaatgttatACCTGTtaacaaagcaggtgacaggtccttagcttcgaactagactaataagccttacttccatagttggtaaatttatggaatcaataattgccaaagcaattcatagccatcttgaaaggcataaactgattaatgaatctcagcacagttttacaaaggggcggtcctgtcttacgaatttactttcttcactaaggtatttgaggagatagatcatggtattgaatatgatattgtgtatatggacttcagtaaggctttcgatagagttccacatcaaaggctgttgagaaaacttaaagcacatggaataggaggaatttttttcctgggtagaggcatggttggcaaataggcagcagagagtttgcattaatggggagaaatcagaatgggggcacgtcacaaatggtgttccacaggggtcagtgttgggcccgttgttactCACAATTTacatgacatagatgagggaataaatagtgacataagcaaatttgttgatgacatcaaaataggccatccaattcattctaatgaggacaaaagagcactccaggataataTGAACAGACTGaggcagtggttggagaagtggcagatgcagtttaatatagacaaatgcaaagttctaaaggtGTTGGAcatgaaaataaccatgccacatataaactaaataatgtagatcttaaaatTACGgactgtgaaaaggatttaggagttctggctaGCAGTAATCCGAAACCAAGACAacggtgcataagtgttcgcaataaagctaacagaatccttggcttcatagcaagaagtataaataatagaagtcctcaggttgttcaactctatatatctttggttaggcttcattagattatgctgctcagttttggtcaccgtattacagaatggatatagtaaatgcactggaaaacctaCAAAGGAGGACGGcaaagttaatcccatgtatcagaaagcttccctacgaggatagactgagggccctgaatctgcactctctagaaaggcatagaattagggaagGATAtgtttgaggtgtataaatggaaaacaggaattaataaaggggatgtaaacagtgtgctaaaaatatctaacatagacaggactagctgcaatggttttaaattggaaaaattcagattcagaaaggatataggaaagcattggtttggtaatagagttgtgggtgagtggaacaaacttccgagtaccgtcaaagaagctaagacgttgtgtacttttaaaaataggttggataaatgcatgagtgggtgtgagtcggacctgactagcttgtgctcccCCCTTAAGTGacatgactgacctgactaggtcaagacgttggcttaagctggtgttagaattggacctgcctcgcataggccagtaggcctgttacagtgttccttctttcttatgttattatatgacatgtctaattattatatttttgtacAAAAATCTGAAATAAAGCACTTTAATTTGAATGTAAGAGATTTTTGTTACAGTGGACACCCCCTCCCTATTAGTCCATTTTGTGGAGGTTTCACCAATATTCTTTAATAAAATTTAAATAGAACTATTAAATTTTGATTAATAAAACTCATATGTAACACTCCATATACATATTTATActgtagtgtttttatttaaaatacagtaattCTTGCAATGCAGTTAGTTATGTAGAATTTATAACAACCTGTCGTATAAAAAAAGTGACTTTTTGCTGTCGCCtatcaaaatatattttttcaagtACCTTTCCACTTTATAGAACATCTAAATAGTGGTAAGTTATAcaaatactgtacatatattgATAAGGTATAATTGGTACTGGTTCAGGAGTTAAGGAATCATAAACTTTGAGTAACTAAATTACAATGAACATGAACTTTAAGAAATCCACCATGATTTAACATTTCACATTCTCCTCACTAACATCCACCAGCAGCTTCCCCTCGTTATTTTCTTCTGTTTCACCTTCAACTTCACAACCAAAATGTTTGTCAAAATCTGTGGGTTTGATTTTTCCTTTTTTCAGTTTTTTTACCATACGAAAGTCTTCATCCAAATCATCTAATTCTTCTTGAGTAAACCTGTGCCCACGCTTCTTCACTTTCTTTTcattcctctttttcttcttttcttttctttcttttttttgagaCCAAGCTTCAGCTTTTGGTTTGTAAGGCTTCATACCAGGCCACTGACCAGTCTCTCTATAGGTGCTGAGTTTCTGCTGTCGACTTTTTTCCTTCTGCTTATCCTTATAAGCAATTGTGTTATAATTCATTTTAACAGACACAAAATCAGTAATATGTACACCTTTCAATTCAGGCATTCTGGGCAATCTTAGTAAACCAAAACTAGCAGCAGTATGACCTAAATTCAAATGCTTGATGTTAAGAATCACATTACACTCATGTTTTGCATATGACTGAATAAATGAAACAAATGCTCGATTTGCTTTGTCCATTACCGAACGGTCCTCCAGCTGAAATTTCCTCAACTTATTCAGAAGCTCGGGTACATCTTTTGGGGGCTCCATTTCATGCAAAGTAACTTTCTGGTTAAGATGGATAAATTCTACATAATCTGTTTCACACTGACGCAGAAGGACAAGAGCTGATCCCTCATTGCCACTTCTTGCAGTACGACCACAACGATGAACAAAAGCAGATGCTGTAGAGGGTGGATCGTACTGAATAACCCAATCAACACTAGGGATATCTACGCCGCGACACATTACATCTGTGCATAATAAAACTCCTGCCTCAAGTGACCGAAATTTATCAAATATTTTAAACCTCTTCTCCTTCATTTTGCCATGTAAAGATAAAATctttatatttaataataatgctCTGAGTATATCTGTAAAATATTCCACACAAGCACAAGTAGGGAGAAAGATCATTGTTTTCATGGAATCCCTTTCTTTTAGTAGTTTGACTAAAATCCCTAATTTCTTTTCCTCTTCACACACCATGTAGTAATTCTGAAGAGAAAGTGGTGTTCTTTCATCCCCTGTTGCCTCTTTTTCTTTTACCTTCACCTGTAAAGGGTTCCTCAGTCCTGCACGTACAAGACTGATCACATCTGAGGTTTGTGTAGCAGAAAATAAACCTGTTCTCCTTTGTTTAGGTAGATAAGCAAAGATAGTATTCAAGGTGTTGAAGAAACCCAAGTCTAAAAGTCTGTCAGCTTCATCAAGaattaatatttctaaagccCTTACACCAGCAGCAAGACTGAGACCTTCAAATGCATTACGACTCAGCAAGTCCTGAAGGCGTCCAGGTGTGGCCACTATAATGTGGGCACCTGTTTTCTTGTATGTCTGGAGGTCATCACCAGCAAATGATCCTCCAACTGTCAACATTGAGGTGAGTTGTGGTATGTGTTTCAGGAAGCCCTGTAGCACCTCATGGATCTGTGTGGCCAACTCCCGGGTTGGCGACACAATTACAGCTCCAATGTCATGCTTCCTTAAAGGTTCTTTGCGCTGTTCCAGAATCTGTACGAGGGGGATCAGGAATGCCAGAGTTTTGCCACTCCCAGTCACTGCTTCAGCTGCAACATCCTTGTAACTAAGGAGTAATGGTATGCAGGCTGCCTGTACAGGGGTCATGCTCTTGAACCCAAAGTCATGGATAGTATGCCGAACAGGAGCAATGAGTTTAACTGGCAAATTATCCCATGAGGTATCCATAATCTTGGCTGCTTGATAAGTATTGTAAATTGGGAACTTCAGTAAATCTGGCAAGCACACCAAATCCAAAATTTGCTGCTAAATCATCAGTCCTtttctgaaataaaataaatgttttTTGTGCAttaatacaaacagtattaaggTGGTTTAACTGCTAAGATTATTTTAAGTTTACAGATTCATTTTGAGTAGGAATAATTGCTCATGTTTCCTAGTTGTAAAAGGGAAGGAAACTCAGGGATCTATTCCACCTGCTTCTTAATTTTTCTGCCCACCACTTATATATGTAGTGAAAAACTAGTTTAATGTAGCCCTTCTGTGTCTGATACATCTTTCTGTGATAAACACAGGTGGTCATGCACACAGATCAGCTTGTCAATATTTTATGGTTATTATTTAATAGCCATCTAGTTGGGGGCAAATGCTACTTAGCATTATTTTAAATGCTGCTGTTTACTAATAGATTAGTTAAGGTCACTATTTAATAGCCATCTAGTTGGGGACAAATGCTGCTTAGTAATATCTTCAATTCTGCTGGTTATTTATATACAGTATTAGTATATAAGGTCACTATTTGTCCATCAAGTGGTTGGAGGGAAATGTTACTTGGCATTACCTGTGCCACTTCAGTTTACTTTGTATTATCATCTAAACACAGCTTGTGATATTT contains:
- the LOC128684766 gene encoding ATP-dependent RNA helicase DDX55, with protein sequence MDTSWDNLPVKLIAPVRHTIHDFGFKSMTPVQAACIPLLLSYKDVAAEAVTGSGKTLAFLIPLVQILEQRKEPLRKHDIGAVIVSPTRELATQIHEVLQGFLKHIPQLTSMLTVGGSFAGDDLQTYKKTGAHIIVATPGRLQDLLSRNAFEGLSLAAGVRALEILILDEADRLLDLGFFNTLNTIFAYLPKQRRTGLFSATQTSDVISLVRAGLRNPLQVKVKEKEATGDERTPLSLQNYYMVCEEEKKLGILVKLLKERDSMKTMIFLPTCACVEYFTDILRALLLNIKILSLHGKMKEKRFKIFDKFRSLEAGVLLCTDVMCRGVDIPSVDWVIQYDPPSTASAFVHRCGRTARSGNEGSALVLLRQCETDYVEFIHLNQKVTLHEMEPPKDVPELLNKLRKFQLEDRSVMDKANRAFVSFIQSYAKHECNVILNIKHLNLGHTAASFGLLRLPRMPELKGVHITDFVSVKMNYNTIAYKDKQKEKSRQQKLSTYRETGQWPGMKPYKPKAEAWSQKKERKEKKKKRNEKKVKKRGHRFTQEELDDLDEDFRMVKKLKKGKIKPTDFDKHFGCEVEGETEENNEGKLLVDVSEENVKC